The Propionispora hippei DSM 15287 genome includes the window TGCAGGACTGCATGCAAGACCAGCTGCACAATTCGTAAAAACTTCCTCCAGCTTCAAAAGCAAAGTAAAAATCGAAGCAAACAGCAAAACTGCCGATGGCAAAAGCATTCTGTCCGTAATGGCTATGGGCGTAACCAAAGGAACTACGATCAATGTATCGGTAGACGGTCCGGATGAAAAAGAAT containing:
- a CDS encoding HPr family phosphocarrier protein, with the translated sequence MVQAKMTINNPAGLHARPAAQFVKTSSSFKSKVKIEANSKTADGKSILSVMAMGVTKGTTINVSVDGPDEKECLAALKKLVDSNFGE